In a genomic window of Streptococcus mitis NCTC 12261:
- a CDS encoding ECF transporter S component — translation MLKKWQLKDVILLAFLSIFFGGVFVGSGYLFDILTLILAPLGLQAFANEILFGLWCMAAPIAAIFVPRVGSATIGEVLAALAEVLYGSQFGLGALLSGLVQGLGSELGFIVTKNRYESWLSLTANSIGITLVSFVYEYIKLGYYAFSLPFVLSLLVVRFISVFFFCTILVRAIVKLYHQFAAGGKA, via the coding sequence ATGTTGAAAAAATGGCAGTTAAAAGATGTTATCTTACTTGCTTTCTTGTCTATCTTTTTTGGTGGTGTTTTTGTGGGTTCAGGCTATCTGTTTGATATCCTCACCCTGATTTTAGCACCTCTTGGTTTACAGGCCTTTGCCAATGAAATCCTCTTTGGTCTCTGGTGTATGGCTGCGCCTATTGCTGCAATCTTTGTTCCAAGAGTCGGAAGTGCAACGATTGGAGAAGTGCTAGCTGCGCTTGCTGAAGTCCTTTATGGTAGCCAATTCGGTCTAGGTGCCCTTTTGTCTGGCTTGGTTCAAGGTTTGGGAAGTGAACTTGGTTTTATCGTAACCAAGAATCGCTATGAAAGTTGGCTCTCTCTAACTGCCAATAGTATTGGGATTACGCTTGTTAGCTTTGTCTATGAATACATTAAGTTAGGTTACTATGCCTTCTCCCTTCCTTTTGTCCTTTCCTTGCTTGTAGTACGTTTTATTTCCGTCTTTTTCTTCTGTACCATCTTGGTTCGTGCCATTGTCAAACTCTATCATCAGTTTGCAGCTGGAGGCAAGGCATAG
- the thiE gene encoding thiamine phosphate synthase, whose translation MFHKELLKLYFICGTTTCQGKDLYTVVEEALKGGITLFQFREKGEGALKGIEKVELAIKLQALCKKYNVPFIVNDDIDLALEIDADGVHVGQDDLGVDEIRKLMPDKIIGLSIKNEEEFQQSKVEYVDYVGVGPVFDTQSKDDAGGAIGYEGLKLMRKLLPQMPLVAIGGIQTQHIKDIMKTNVDGVSIISAISYAKNIEKTVREMSEK comes from the coding sequence ATGTTTCATAAAGAATTACTAAAACTATATTTTATTTGTGGAACGACTACTTGCCAAGGAAAAGATCTATATACGGTCGTTGAGGAAGCCTTAAAAGGTGGTATAACCTTATTTCAATTCCGTGAAAAAGGTGAGGGAGCCCTGAAAGGTATAGAAAAAGTCGAACTAGCAATAAAACTACAGGCTCTTTGTAAAAAATATAATGTTCCATTTATCGTTAATGATGATATTGATTTGGCATTGGAAATAGATGCTGATGGCGTACATGTAGGACAAGATGACCTTGGAGTTGATGAAATTAGAAAATTGATGCCAGATAAAATAATTGGTCTTTCTATAAAAAACGAGGAAGAATTTCAACAATCAAAAGTTGAATATGTAGATTATGTTGGTGTTGGTCCTGTATTTGATACCCAGTCAAAGGATGATGCTGGTGGTGCTATAGGTTATGAAGGTCTTAAATTGATGAGAAAACTATTGCCACAAATGCCCTTAGTTGCAATTGGTGGGATACAGACGCAACATATTAAAGACATTATGAAGACCAATGTTGACGGTGTTTCAATCATTTCAGCAATATCGTATGCAAAAAATATAGAAAAAACTGTTCGAGAAATGAGTGAAAAATAG
- the thiM gene encoding hydroxyethylthiazole kinase — protein sequence MTSLKLLKEKAPLVICITNDVVKNFTANGLVALGASPAMSEFPADLEDLLKYAGGLLINIGTLTDENWKLYQAALKIAEKYNVPAVLDPVACGAGEYRKKVADDLINNYKLAAIRGNAGEIASLVGINVESKGVDSAGVDNIDEIALAANEKFNIPIVVTGEVDAIAVNGEVVTIHNGSAMMPKVIGTGCLLGAVVASFIGLEKGQELKSLETAMLVYNIAGEMAEKRPNGHLPGTFKVEFINALYEITDEDVKKFKRVKKNVS from the coding sequence ATGACAAGTTTAAAATTATTAAAAGAAAAAGCACCTTTGGTCATTTGTATCACCAATGATGTAGTAAAAAATTTCACAGCAAATGGATTAGTAGCACTGGGTGCATCACCAGCCATGAGTGAGTTTCCAGCAGATTTAGAGGATTTGTTAAAGTATGCTGGTGGTTTATTAATAAACATAGGAACATTAACAGATGAAAATTGGAAATTATACCAAGCTGCTCTGAAAATTGCAGAGAAATATAATGTCCCAGCAGTTTTAGATCCTGTAGCCTGTGGAGCAGGAGAATATAGAAAAAAAGTAGCAGATGATCTAATTAACAATTACAAACTAGCAGCGATTAGAGGAAATGCTGGCGAGATTGCCTCTTTAGTAGGAATAAATGTGGAATCTAAAGGAGTAGATAGTGCGGGTGTAGATAATATTGACGAAATTGCTCTAGCAGCAAATGAGAAGTTTAATATTCCAATTGTAGTAACAGGTGAAGTGGATGCTATTGCGGTAAATGGAGAAGTGGTAACGATTCATAATGGTAGTGCCATGATGCCAAAAGTTATTGGGACAGGATGCTTATTAGGTGCTGTAGTAGCAAGCTTTATCGGACTAGAAAAAGGTCAAGAATTGAAATCATTAGAAACAGCAATGTTGGTTTACAATATCGCTGGAGAAATGGCAGAAAAACGTCCAAATGGGCATCTTCCTGGAACATTTAAAGTTGAATTTATAAATGCCTTATACGAGATTACAGACGAAGATGTAAAGAAATTCAAAAGAGTGAAGAAAAATGTTTCATAA
- a CDS encoding TenA family protein, which yields METQDYAFQPGLTVGELLKSSQKDWQAAINHRFVKELFAGTIENKVLKEYLIQDYHFFDAFLSMLGACVAHADQLESKLRFAKQLGFLEADEDGYFQKAFKELKVSENDYLEVTLHPVTKAFQDLMYSAVDSSNYAHLLVMLVIAEGLYLDWGSKDLALPEAYIHSEWINLHRGPFFAEWVQFLVDELNRVGKGLEDLTELQQRWNQAVVLELAFFDIGYDA from the coding sequence ATGGAAACACAAGACTATGCATTTCAGCCAGGTTTGACTGTTGGAGAATTATTAAAAAGTAGTCAGAAGGATTGGCAGGCTGCAATCAATCATCGTTTTGTTAAGGAACTTTTTGCGGGGACAATTGAGAATAAGGTCTTAAAAGAATACCTAATTCAAGATTATCACTTCTTTGATGCCTTCTTATCCATGCTGGGTGCCTGCGTAGCCCACGCAGACCAGCTTGAATCCAAGCTTCGTTTTGCCAAGCAACTAGGCTTTCTTGAAGCAGATGAAGACGGTTATTTCCAGAAGGCTTTCAAAGAGTTAAAAGTATCTGAGAATGATTATCTGGAAGTGACCTTGCATCCTGTAACAAAAGCCTTTCAGGATCTAATGTATTCGGCAGTGGATTCATCAAACTATGCACATCTTTTGGTCATGCTGGTCATTGCAGAAGGTCTCTATTTAGACTGGGGTTCTAAAGATTTGGCTCTACCTGAAGCCTACATTCATTCGGAATGGATCAATCTCCACAGAGGTCCTTTCTTTGCAGAGTGGGTTCAATTTCTGGTTGATGAACTTAATCGTGTTGGGAAAGGTCTAGAAGATTTGACAGAACTTCAGCAACGCTGGAATCAAGCAGTCGTTTTAGAATTAGCCTTTTTTGATATTGGTTACGATGCCTAG
- the lctO gene encoding L-lactate oxidase: MSYKTSNAEGHVDFINTYDLEPMAQQVIPKAAFGYIASGAEDTFTLRENIRAFNHKLIVPHTLCNVENPSTEIEFAGEKLSSPIIMAPVAAHKLANEQGEVATARGVHEFGSLYTTSSYSTVDLPEITEALQGTPHWFQFYFSKDDGINRHIMDRVKAEGYKAIVLTADATVGGNREVDKRNGFVFPVGMPIVEEYLPEGAGKSMDFVYKSAKQRLSPRDVEFIAEYSGLPVYVKGPQCREDVERSLAAGASGIWVTNHGGRQIDGGPAAFDSLQEVAEAVDKRVPIVFDSGIRRGQHVFKALASGADLVAIGRPVIYGLALGGSVGVRQVFEHLNAELKTVMQLSGTQTIEDVKHFKLRHNPYNPTFPVDPRDLKLY; encoded by the coding sequence ATGTCATACAAAACAAGCAATGCAGAAGGTCATGTAGATTTCATTAATACCTATGATTTGGAGCCAATGGCGCAACAAGTTATTCCTAAAGCAGCATTTGGCTATATCGCTAGTGGGGCGGAAGATACTTTCACTTTGCGTGAGAATATTCGTGCCTTTAACCACAAACTCATCGTTCCTCATACACTTTGCAATGTAGAAAATCCAAGTACAGAGATTGAATTTGCAGGTGAAAAATTGTCTTCACCAATCATTATGGCGCCTGTTGCAGCTCATAAATTGGCAAATGAACAAGGTGAAGTGGCGACTGCGCGTGGTGTGCATGAGTTTGGTTCTCTTTACACAACTAGCTCTTACTCTACTGTAGATCTTCCAGAAATTACGGAAGCCCTTCAAGGGACACCTCATTGGTTCCAATTTTACTTTAGTAAAGATGATGGAATCAACCGCCACATCATGGACCGTGTGAAGGCTGAAGGTTATAAAGCGATTGTCTTGACGGCAGATGCGACTGTAGGGGGCAATCGTGAGGTGGACAAACGTAATGGTTTTGTCTTCCCAGTTGGCATGCCGATTGTTGAAGAATACCTGCCAGAAGGTGCTGGTAAATCAATGGACTTTGTTTACAAATCAGCTAAACAACGCTTGTCTCCACGTGATGTAGAATTTATCGCTGAATACTCAGGACTTCCTGTTTATGTCAAGGGACCACAATGCCGTGAGGACGTTGAACGTTCGCTTGCTGCAGGTGCTTCTGGTATCTGGGTGACCAACCATGGTGGCCGTCAAATCGACGGTGGACCAGCTGCCTTCGATTCACTTCAAGAAGTAGCTGAAGCAGTTGATAAACGTGTGCCAATTGTCTTTGACTCTGGTATTCGTCGTGGCCAACACGTCTTTAAAGCCTTGGCTTCAGGAGCAGACTTGGTAGCTATTGGCCGCCCGGTTATCTATGGCTTGGCTCTCGGCGGTAGTGTTGGTGTGCGTCAAGTCTTTGAACACTTGAATGCAGAATTGAAGACAGTTATGCAGTTATCTGGAACTCAGACTATTGAAGATGTCAAACACTTCAAACTCCGTCACAACCCATACAATCCAACCTTCCCAGTTGACCCTCGTGACTTAAAATTGTATTGA
- a CDS encoding TetR/AcrR family transcriptional regulator has protein sequence MSVKERILQSAEELIYQKGYDATSISDIMEVADVGKGQLYYYFKSKKEIGLTVIQDILAKWRKELFEDIFEADKSDSDKFSDMIDWVCQFHESQTVFYGCPIGNLIVELSTEDENFRCPLNDFMTQWTEKLASLLQDLHADWSEERSQLQARQVISSIQGSIVILKVSQDIQVLENNMTDLKKNYC, from the coding sequence ATGAGCGTTAAAGAGCGTATTTTACAAAGTGCTGAGGAATTGATTTATCAGAAGGGTTATGATGCCACCTCCATCAGTGACATCATGGAGGTGGCTGATGTTGGCAAGGGGCAGCTTTATTATTATTTCAAATCTAAGAAGGAAATTGGTTTGACGGTCATTCAAGATATTTTAGCAAAGTGGCGAAAAGAGCTTTTTGAAGATATTTTTGAAGCAGACAAGTCTGACAGTGACAAGTTTTCGGATATGATTGACTGGGTTTGTCAATTTCATGAAAGTCAGACAGTCTTTTATGGTTGCCCAATTGGTAATCTGATTGTGGAATTGTCCACAGAAGATGAGAACTTCCGCTGTCCTCTCAATGATTTTATGACCCAGTGGACAGAGAAGTTAGCCAGCCTCTTGCAAGACCTGCATGCTGACTGGTCAGAAGAACGGTCGCAGTTGCAGGCCCGTCAAGTCATCTCCAGTATTCAAGGCAGCATTGTCATTCTCAAAGTCAGCCAAGACATCCAAGTTTTAGAAAATAATATGACGGATTTGAAAAAGAATTATTGTTAA
- a CDS encoding cysteine hydrolase: MFNQKNVAFVITDPQVEFLKSTGKGFGATKDVLEKVNTIENLTKLFALAKERGYKRFISPHYFYPHDHKWQFKAAGETMMIENEMFWRDSQYSAIPEGSGADMIEEIKPFLDEDTIVVNGHKIFGPESNDLNLQLRKNGIDTVILAGMNANLCVDSHMRELIELGYNVIVVNDAVGAPGEEAYQAALTNYGYIANQVLTTEEVIAQL, translated from the coding sequence ATGTTCAATCAGAAAAATGTCGCATTTGTTATCACAGACCCGCAAGTTGAATTCTTAAAATCTACTGGTAAAGGATTCGGAGCAACTAAAGATGTTCTTGAAAAAGTTAATACTATTGAAAATCTGACAAAGCTTTTCGCTCTTGCTAAAGAGCGTGGCTACAAGCGTTTTATCTCACCGCACTACTTCTATCCACACGATCACAAGTGGCAATTTAAAGCTGCTGGTGAAACGATGATGATTGAAAACGAAATGTTTTGGCGTGATAGCCAGTATTCAGCAATTCCAGAAGGCTCTGGAGCAGATATGATTGAAGAGATTAAACCATTTTTGGATGAAGATACTATTGTTGTCAACGGACATAAAATCTTTGGCCCAGAAAGCAACGACCTTAACCTTCAACTCCGCAAAAATGGTATCGACACCGTCATCTTGGCTGGTATGAATGCTAATCTCTGCGTGGATTCACACATGCGTGAACTCATAGAATTAGGCTACAATGTCATTGTTGTTAACGATGCTGTCGGTGCTCCAGGTGAAGAAGCCTACCAAGCTGCACTAACAAACTACGGCTACATTGCCAACCAAGTTTTGACAACTGAGGAAGTTATCGCTCAACTTTAG
- the pyrE gene encoding orotate phosphoribosyltransferase, with amino-acid sequence MTLAKDIASHLLKIQAVYLKPEEPFTWASGIKSPIYTDNRVTLAYPETRTLIENGFVDAIKEAFPEVEVIAGTATAGIPHGAIIADKMNLPFAYIRSKPKDHGAGNQIEGRVAQGQKMVVVEDLISTGGSVLEAVAAAKREGADVLGVVAIFSYQLPKADKNFSDAGVKLVTLSNYSELIHLAQEEGYITPEGLDLLKRFKEDQENWQDA; translated from the coding sequence ATGACACTTGCTAAAGATATCGCTAGCCACCTCTTGAAAATTCAAGCCGTTTACCTCAAACCAGAGGAGCCTTTCACTTGGGCATCTGGTATCAAGTCACCGATTTACACTGATAATCGTGTGACACTAGCCTATCCTGAAACGCGTACTCTAATTGAAAATGGTTTTGTAGATGCTATCAAAGAAGCCTTTCCAGAGGTAGAAGTGATTGCAGGAACTGCGACAGCAGGGATTCCTCACGGAGCCATCATTGCTGACAAGATGAATCTGCCATTTGCCTACATCCGTAGCAAACCAAAAGACCACGGAGCTGGTAACCAAATCGAAGGCCGCGTAGCTCAGGGGCAAAAGATGGTAGTGGTTGAAGATCTTATTTCAACAGGTGGTTCTGTTCTTGAAGCAGTAGCAGCAGCAAAACGAGAAGGAGCAGATGTGCTTGGAGTTGTAGCGATTTTCAGCTACCAATTGCCAAAAGCAGATAAGAACTTCTCAGATGCAGGTGTTAAACTTGTGACGCTTTCTAACTACAGTGAATTGATTCATCTAGCCCAAGAAGAAGGCTATATCACACCAGAAGGCTTGGATCTCCTAAAACGCTTTAAAGAAGACCAAGAAAATTGGCAAGATGCTTAA
- the pyrF gene encoding orotidine-5'-phosphate decarboxylase, with product MREHRPVIALDFPSFEAVKEFLALFPAEESLYLKVGMELYYATGPEIVSYLKDQGHSVFLDLKLHDIPNTVKSAMKVLSQLGVDMTNVHAAGGVEMMKAAREGLGSQAKLIAVTQLTSTSETQMQDFQNIQTSLQESVIHYAKKTAEAGLDGVVCSAQEVQLIKQATNPDFICLTPGIRPQGAAIGDQKRVMTPADAYQIGSDYIVVGRPITQAENPVAAYHAIKDEWTQDWN from the coding sequence ATGCGAGAACATCGTCCAGTTATTGCTCTTGATTTTCCTAGTTTTGAGGCGGTCAAGGAATTTTTAGCTCTTTTTCCAGCAGAAGAAAGCCTTTATCTTAAGGTAGGGATGGAGCTTTATTACGCAACGGGGCCTGAGATTGTCTCTTACTTGAAAGACCAGGGGCACAGTGTCTTTTTGGATCTCAAGCTGCATGACATTCCCAATACAGTTAAGTCAGCTATGAAGGTCTTATCTCAGCTTGGAGTGGATATGACCAATGTTCATGCTGCTGGGGGTGTAGAGATGATGAAGGCTGCGCGTGAAGGTCTTGGAAGTCAAGCAAAATTGATAGCTGTAACGCAGCTTACATCAACGTCAGAAACTCAGATGCAGGACTTTCAAAACATCCAAACCAGCCTGCAAGAGTCTGTAATACATTATGCCAAGAAGACAGCTGAAGCTGGCTTGGATGGTGTCGTTTGCTCGGCTCAGGAAGTGCAACTCATCAAGCAGGCCACCAATCCAGATTTTATCTGTCTGACACCGGGCATTCGTCCTCAGGGAGCAGCGATTGGAGACCAAAAACGCGTCATGACGCCAGCGGATGCTTATCAAATCGGTAGTGACTATATCGTAGTGGGACGTCCCATTACCCAAGCTGAGAATCCTGTTGCAGCTTATCATGCCATCAAGGATGAATGGACACAGGACTGGAATTAA
- a CDS encoding cell division protein FtsQ/DivIB produces the protein MSKDKKNEGKEILEEFKELSEWQKRNQEYLKKKAEEEVALAEEKEKERQARMASKSEKSDATEDQESESDPKDSKSAKEESEEKVEESEDVKKEVPKEEPKSKEPKKQNKQDKKLEKKPVKEKPVKPKIPGVHIWRAISILFLSLILLVVSAYLLSPYATMKDIRVEGTVQTTDDDILQASGIQDSDYTINLLLDKAKYEEQIKSNYWVESAQLVYQFPTKFTIKVKEYDIVAYYVSGENHYPILSSGQLETSSVSLVSLPETYISVLFNDSEQIKTFTSELAQISPELKAAIEKVELAPSKVTSDLIRLTMNDSDEVLVPLSEMSKKLPYYSKIKPQLSEPSVIDMEAGIYSYTVADKLIMEAEEKAKQEAKEAEKKQKEEEKKRLEEQQNKLEEERKKLEEEGNQNQTTRRSSRR, from the coding sequence ATGTCAAAAGATAAGAAAAATGAGGGCAAAGAAATCCTCGAAGAATTTAAAGAGTTATCAGAATGGCAGAAACGAAACCAAGAATATCTAAAAAAGAAGGCTGAGGAAGAAGTAGCCCTAGCTGAGGAGAAGGAAAAGGAAAGACAAGCTCGAATGGCTTCAAAATCTGAAAAGTCAGATGCAACTGAGGACCAAGAGAGTGAATCTGATCCAAAAGACTCAAAATCAGCTAAGGAAGAGTCTGAAGAAAAAGTAGAAGAGTCAGAAGACGTCAAAAAAGAAGTACCCAAAGAAGAACCAAAATCCAAAGAGCCAAAGAAACAGAATAAACAGGATAAAAAACTAGAGAAAAAGCCTGTAAAGGAAAAACCGGTCAAACCGAAAATTCCAGGAGTTCATATCTGGCGGGCTATCTCGATTTTGTTTCTCAGTCTGATTTTATTGGTTGTCTCTGCTTATTTGCTTAGTCCTTATGCGACCATGAAGGATATTCGTGTTGAGGGAACAGTGCAAACTACAGATGATGATATTCTACAGGCTTCAGGCATTCAGGATTCGGATTATACGATTAACCTTCTGCTAGATAAGGCAAAATATGAAGAGCAGATTAAGTCTAATTATTGGGTTGAATCAGCTCAGCTTGTCTATCAATTTCCAACCAAGTTTACAATCAAGGTCAAGGAATATGATATTGTGGCCTACTATGTTTCTGGAGAAAATCATTATCCAATTCTTTCAAGTGGTCAGCTTGAAACCAGTTCGGTCAGTTTGGTGAGTCTGCCAGAAACTTATATATCAGTTCTCTTTAATGACAGCGAACAAATCAAGACCTTTACCTCAGAACTTGCTCAAATTAGCCCAGAACTCAAAGCAGCCATCGAAAAGGTGGAACTAGCCCCAAGCAAGGTGACATCAGATTTAATTCGATTGACTATGAATGATTCGGACGAAGTCTTGGTTCCCCTTTCTGAAATGAGTAAGAAATTGCCTTATTACAGTAAAATTAAGCCTCAATTGTCAGAACCAAGTGTGATTGACATGGAAGCTGGAATTTACAGCTACACAGTGGCGGATAAATTAATTATGGAGGCTGAGGAAAAAGCCAAACAAGAGGCTAAGGAAGCTGAGAAGAAACAAAAAGAGGAAGAGAAGAAAAGACTGGAAGAACAGCAGAATAAATTAGAAGAGGAAAGGAAAAAGCTGGAGGAAGAGGGCAATCAAAACCAAACGACCCGACGTTCATCGCGCCGCTAG
- a CDS encoding UDP-N-acetylglucosamine--N-acetylmuramyl-(pentapeptide) pyrophosphoryl-undecaprenol N-acetylglucosamine transferase, with translation MKKIVFTGGGTVGHVTLNLLLMPKFIEDGWEVHYIGDKRGIEHQEILKSGLDVTFHSIATGKLRRYFSWQNMLDVFKVGWGIVQSLFIMLRLRPQALFSKGGFVSVPPVIAARVSGVPVFIHESDLSMGLANKIAYKFATKMYSTFEQASSLSKVEHVGAVTKVSDQKNSEPDELVDIQTHFNPKLPTVLFVGGSAGARVFNQLVTDYKKELTERYNIINLTGDSSLNELSQNLFRVDYVTNLYQPLMELADIVVTRGGANTIFELLAMAKLHVIVPLGREASRGDQIENAAYFVKKGYAEELQESDLTLDSLEEKLSHLLSHKEDYQAKMKASKELKSLADFYQLLKKDLS, from the coding sequence ATGAAAAAAATTGTCTTTACAGGTGGGGGGACGGTTGGACACGTGACCCTTAACCTTTTGTTAATGCCTAAGTTCATCGAAGATGGTTGGGAAGTCCACTATATCGGGGACAAGCGTGGTATCGAACACCAAGAAATCCTCAAGTCAGGTTTGGATGTTACCTTCCATTCTATTGCGACTGGAAAATTGCGTCGCTATTTCTCTTGGCAAAATATGCTGGACGTCTTTAAAGTTGGCTGGGGAATTGTCCAATCTCTTTTTATCATGTTGCGACTTCGTCCACAGGCCCTTTTTTCAAAGGGGGGCTTTGTCTCTGTGCCGCCTGTTATCGCTGCGCGTGTGTCAGGAGTGCCTGTCTTTATTCACGAATCTGACCTATCTATGGGCTTGGCTAATAAAATTGCCTATAAATTTGCGACTAAGATGTATTCAACCTTTGAGCAAGCTTCAAGTTTGTCTAAGGTCGAGCATGTGGGGGCAGTGACAAAGGTTTCAGACCAAAAAAATTCAGAACCAGATGAATTGGTGGATATCCAAACCCACTTTAATCCTAAATTGCCAACTGTATTGTTTGTCGGTGGTTCTGCAGGCGCTCGTGTCTTTAACCAATTGGTGACAGACTATAAGAAAGAACTGACAGAGCGCTACAATATTATCAATCTAACTGGAGATTCTAGCCTGAATGAGTTGAGCCAAAATCTCTTTCGTGTTGACTATGTGACCAATCTCTATCAACCCTTGATGGAATTGGCTGATATTGTTGTGACACGTGGTGGTGCCAATACGATTTTTGAGCTCTTGGCCATGGCAAAATTGCATGTTATTGTGCCACTTGGTCGTGAAGCTAGTCGTGGTGACCAGATTGAAAATGCAGCTTACTTTGTAAAAAAAGGCTATGCAGAAGAGCTTCAAGAAAGCGATTTGACCTTGGACAGTTTGGAAGAGAAGCTTTCTCACTTACTAAGCCACAAGGAAGACTATCAAGCCAAGATGAAGGCTTCTAAGGAATTGAAATCTCTAGCAGATTTTTATCAATTGTTAAAAAAAGATTTATCATAA
- the murD gene encoding UDP-N-acetylmuramoyl-L-alanine--D-glutamate ligase: MKVIDQFKNKKVLVLGLAKSGESAARLLDKLGAIVTVNDGKPFEDNPAAQSLLEEGIKVITGGHPLELLDEEFALMVKNPGIPYSNPMIEKALAKGIPVLTEVELAYLISEAPIVGITGSNGKTTTTTMIGEVLTAAGQHGLLSGNIGYPASQVAQTASDKDTLVMELSSFQLMGVQEFHPEIAVITNLMPTHIDYHGSFEEYVAAKWNIQNKMTAADFLVLNFNQDLAKELARKTQATVVPFSTQEKVDGAYLEDGQLYFRGEVVMAANEIGVPGSHNVENALATIAVAKLRGVDNQTIKETLSAFGGVKHRLQFVDEIKGVKFYNDSKSTNILATQKALSGFDNSKVILIAGGLDRGNEFDELVPDITGLKKMVILGQSAERVKRAADKAGVAYVDATDIADATRKAYELATQGDVVLLSPANASWDMYANFEVRGDLFIDTVAELKE; encoded by the coding sequence ATGAAAGTAATAGATCAATTTAAAAATAAGAAAGTCCTTGTTTTAGGTTTGGCCAAGTCAGGTGAATCTGCAGCTCGTTTGTTGGACAAGCTAGGTGCCATTGTGACAGTAAATGACGGGAAACCTTTCGAGGACAATCCAGCTGCCCAAAGTTTGCTGGAAGAAGGGATCAAGGTCATTACAGGTGGCCATCCATTGGAACTTTTGGATGAAGAGTTTGCCCTCATGGTGAAAAATCCAGGTATCCCCTACAGCAATCCCATGATTGAAAAGGCTTTGGCCAAGGGAATTCCAGTCTTGACTGAGGTGGAATTAGCTTATTTGATTTCTGAAGCACCGATTGTTGGTATTACTGGTTCGAACGGTAAAACAACCACAACGACTATGATTGGGGAAGTTTTGACTGCTGCTGGCCAACATGGTCTTTTATCAGGAAATATCGGCTATCCTGCTAGTCAGGTTGCACAAACTGCGTCAGACAAGGACACGCTTGTCATGGAACTTTCTTCTTTCCAACTGATGGGTGTTCAAGAATTCCATCCTGAGATTGCGGTTATTACCAACCTCATGCCAACTCATATCGATTATCATGGTTCTTTTGAGGAATATGTAGCAGCCAAGTGGAATATCCAGAACAAGATGACAGCGGCTGATTTCCTTGTCTTGAACTTTAATCAAGACTTGGCAAAAGAATTGGCAAGAAAAACACAAGCTACCGTTGTACCATTCTCAACACAGGAAAAGGTTGATGGAGCTTATCTGGAAGATGGTCAACTCTACTTCCGTGGGGAAGTGGTCATGGCAGCGAATGAAATCGGAGTTCCAGGTAGCCACAATGTGGAAAATGCCCTTGCGACGATTGCTGTAGCCAAGCTTCGTGGTGTGGATAACCAAACCATCAAAGAAACTCTTTCAGCCTTTGGAGGTGTCAAACACCGTCTCCAATTTGTGGATGAAATCAAGGGTGTCAAATTCTATAATGATAGCAAGTCAACCAATATCTTGGCTACTCAAAAAGCCTTGTCAGGATTTGACAACAGCAAGGTCATTTTGATTGCAGGTGGTTTGGACCGTGGCAATGAGTTTGACGAATTGGTGCCAGATATTACTGGACTCAAGAAGATGGTCATCCTTGGTCAGTCTGCAGAACGTGTTAAACGGGCAGCAGACAAGGCTGGTGTGGCATATGTGGATGCGACTGATATTGCAGATGCGACCCGCAAGGCCTACGAGCTTGCGACTCAAGGAGATGTGGTTCTTCTCAGTCCTGCCAATGCCAGCTGGGATATGTATGCTAACTTTGAAGTACGTGGCGACCTCTTTATCGACACAGTAGCGGAGTTAAAGGAATAA
- a CDS encoding DUF3165 family protein encodes MVYLIIGLLLLLLYVFATPESIKGTVNIVLVVFAFVALLILLMLSVLQIFQLPTEFFIAIAMLFLAYFSLRDITLMSVSKNKRR; translated from the coding sequence ATGGTTTATTTAATCATAGGACTCCTCTTATTACTACTCTATGTATTTGCGACACCAGAAAGCATTAAAGGGACAGTCAATATCGTCCTTGTCGTCTTTGCTTTCGTAGCACTCTTGATTTTGCTGATGTTGTCTGTCCTGCAAATTTTTCAGCTACCGACAGAATTCTTTATCGCAATCGCCATGCTCTTCCTAGCATACTTTAGCTTGCGAGATATTACCCTCATGTCGGTTAGTAAAAACAAAAGAAGATAA